In one window of Meiothermus sp. DNA:
- a CDS encoding NosD domain-containing protein, producing the protein MLILHPPAPPPPLLPGQTVVLEAGVYRGPWEISTPGVRLVARPGAVLDAGGRGSGLLLSAPGIVVEGLEVRGVGPGDDFYEPDAALVLYKCAGCMVRGLRAEGVTGGIRIEQSNGARVESSTISGTGVAPGLQTYRSDNVVLLNNRISGFLDNLYVEYGERVVVEGNRVEASERYGLHLMFTYQAQVRGNHSQRNRVGSALMHGAENRVEDNTFAQEVGPLRYGLLLQEEWKTVLKNNRFVQSTVGLLSLDSRDTRLEGNRFENNGTALLFARDTDQNTLFATSNTFMGNLHDLAVDDPRARVRLRGNAFDRAYPLPIPHLPSSSFALLSARQPDLSLLALSPGVVLWETAEARVPGLRMLSLADSEARPAARPTAGIAPGFVGLAFLSLLGGLWLRS; encoded by the coding sequence ATGCTGATACTGCATCCCCCTGCTCCCCCTCCCCCTTTGCTCCCGGGCCAGACCGTGGTGCTGGAGGCGGGTGTTTACCGTGGTCCCTGGGAGATTAGCACCCCGGGGGTGCGCCTGGTGGCCCGCCCGGGGGCGGTGCTGGATGCGGGCGGCAGGGGCAGCGGGCTTCTGCTATCGGCCCCCGGGATTGTGGTGGAGGGCCTCGAGGTGCGGGGCGTAGGCCCCGGCGACGACTTCTACGAGCCCGATGCAGCCCTGGTGCTCTACAAGTGCGCGGGCTGTATGGTGCGGGGCCTGCGGGCAGAGGGTGTTACCGGGGGTATCCGGATTGAGCAATCTAATGGGGCAAGGGTCGAAAGCTCCACAATCTCGGGCACCGGGGTAGCCCCCGGCCTACAGACCTATCGCAGCGACAACGTGGTGCTCCTGAACAACCGCATCAGCGGATTCCTGGACAACCTCTACGTGGAGTACGGTGAGCGGGTGGTGGTGGAGGGTAACCGGGTCGAGGCGAGCGAACGCTACGGCCTGCACCTGATGTTTACCTACCAGGCCCAGGTGAGGGGCAACCACAGCCAGCGCAACCGGGTAGGCTCGGCCCTCATGCACGGGGCCGAAAACCGGGTGGAAGACAACACCTTCGCCCAGGAAGTAGGGCCTCTGCGCTACGGGCTTTTGTTGCAAGAGGAATGGAAAACTGTACTGAAAAACAATCGCTTCGTGCAGAGTACTGTTGGGCTTTTGTCGCTGGACTCGAGGGACACCCGCCTCGAGGGCAATCGCTTTGAGAACAACGGCACCGCCTTGCTCTTCGCCCGCGACACCGACCAGAACACCCTCTTCGCTACCAGCAACACTTTTATGGGCAACCTGCACGACCTGGCGGTCGACGACCCTAGAGCCAGGGTACGCCTGCGGGGCAACGCCTTCGATCGGGCCTATCCCCTGCCCATCCCCCACCTGCCTAGCAGCAGCTTTGCGCTGCTCAGTGCGCGCCAACCCGACCTGAGCCTTTTGGCCCTCTCACCGGGGGTAGTGCTCTGGGAGACCGCCGAGGCCCGGGTGCCGGGGCTGCGGATGCTGTCCCTGGCCGATTCGGAAGCCCGGCCCGCCGCGCGGCCCACCGCGGGCATAGCGCCCGGCTTTGTGGGGCTGGCCTTTTTGAGCCTGCTGGGAGGGTTATGGTTGAGGTCGTAG
- a CDS encoding annexin VII → MTTEVLRRLPYAEAEPKARRVLVDGYGEGLVLEGMGGFYGLYYLFGLLGLREPQPSYPPDWVEGPRASLEDFWPPYQMAHWLEQNGYNLFINESK, encoded by the coding sequence GTGACGACAGAGGTGCTTCGCCGACTGCCTTACGCCGAGGCCGAACCCAAAGCCCGGCGGGTGTTGGTGGACGGCTATGGTGAGGGGTTGGTGCTGGAAGGGATGGGGGGCTTCTACGGGCTTTACTACCTGTTTGGGCTACTGGGCCTGCGCGAACCCCAGCCCTCCTACCCGCCCGACTGGGTGGAAGGCCCCCGGGCCAGCCTGGAAGACTTCTGGCCCCCTTACCAGATGGCCCACTGGCTCGAGCAAAACGGCTATAACCTTTTCATCAACGAAAGCAAGTAG
- a CDS encoding C4-dicarboxylate transporter, giving the protein MEAAVPAAPSVRFLNPAWFASVMGTGALALALAQFGLVGLAVPVYALALVALVGLLGLYLAKLFRYPQAALADLQHPLFSQMLPTLPIALLVLSLATRVLPLGPWSLLLGQGLFLLGTPLIFAVGLLVVYVVSTRLRLPLEAANGAWFIPPVSALLVPMAGGFWLSTFPKVWQKELWVMSGLFLGIGFFLFLFVLPSFLQRLYGHDRLEPHFLPSVFIGLAPVGLLVLAPWRWLEGGTQVGLVPEGWLQAWPVIALAIWGLGLWWLAFSLLLLLDTLLAESRRTQFHFAPGWWGFVFPVGAFTLATLALSRALESAFLSSLAWALLLLLGVFWMWVMFYSLRAWVGLGAMRPPKG; this is encoded by the coding sequence ATGGAAGCCGCCGTTCCCGCAGCACCCAGCGTACGCTTCCTGAACCCGGCCTGGTTTGCCTCGGTAATGGGCACCGGGGCGCTGGCTTTGGCCCTGGCCCAGTTCGGCCTGGTTGGGCTGGCCGTGCCGGTCTATGCGCTGGCCCTTGTGGCCCTGGTGGGGCTCCTGGGCCTTTACCTCGCCAAGCTTTTCCGCTACCCTCAGGCCGCCCTTGCCGACCTGCAGCACCCCCTGTTCTCGCAGATGCTCCCTACCCTGCCTATTGCCCTGCTGGTGCTGAGCCTGGCCACCCGGGTGCTACCCCTGGGGCCCTGGTCGCTGCTCCTGGGCCAGGGGCTTTTCTTGCTGGGTACACCGCTCATCTTTGCGGTGGGCCTGCTGGTGGTGTATGTGGTGAGTACCCGGCTCAGGCTGCCCCTCGAGGCCGCCAACGGGGCCTGGTTCATCCCGCCGGTCTCGGCCCTTTTGGTGCCCATGGCTGGGGGCTTTTGGCTTTCTACCTTTCCCAAGGTGTGGCAAAAAGAGCTTTGGGTGATGAGCGGGCTCTTTTTGGGCATTGGTTTTTTCCTGTTCTTGTTCGTGTTGCCCAGCTTCTTGCAACGGCTCTATGGGCACGACCGGCTCGAGCCCCACTTTCTGCCCTCGGTTTTTATCGGCCTCGCACCGGTGGGCCTGCTGGTGCTGGCCCCCTGGCGCTGGCTCGAGGGGGGCACGCAGGTTGGGTTGGTGCCAGAAGGCTGGCTACAGGCCTGGCCGGTTATTGCGCTGGCCATTTGGGGCCTGGGGCTGTGGTGGCTGGCTTTTAGCCTTTTGCTCCTGCTCGACACCCTCCTGGCCGAGAGCCGCCGGACACAGTTCCACTTTGCCCCGGGCTGGTGGGGGTTTGTGTTTCCTGTAGGGGCTTTTACCTTGGCCACGCTGGCCTTATCCAGGGCGCTGGAATCGGCCTTCCTGAGCAGCCTGGCCTGGGCACTGCTCTTGCTGCTCGGAGTATTCTGGATGTGGGTGATGTTTTACTCGCTGCGGGCCTGGGTCGGCCTGGGGGCCATGCGACCCCCCAAAGGCTAG
- a CDS encoding HAD family hydrolase: MQALIFDVDGVIAETEEGHRLAFNRAFAEAGLDIEWSPEMYERLLWVTGGKERIAHYLYHCPECPKLLDADIARLHKRKTELYNQIVQAGEVPFRPGVLRLWREARERGVRLAIATTTSLPNVEVLLHQAGPEVLSWFETIVAGDMVPQKKPAPDVYLQALRNLGIAPEAAVAVEDSQNGLIAAQRAGIPTLITPSYYTRSQRFEGALAVLEHLGEPELPAKVVEGPRSCSMVLTLEVLRNWHGMFVAA, from the coding sequence ATGCAGGCACTGATTTTTGATGTAGATGGCGTTATAGCCGAGACAGAGGAGGGCCACCGGCTGGCTTTTAACCGGGCCTTTGCCGAGGCGGGACTGGACATTGAATGGAGCCCGGAGATGTACGAGCGCCTCCTATGGGTAACCGGGGGCAAAGAGCGCATCGCTCACTACCTCTATCACTGCCCCGAGTGCCCCAAGCTCCTCGACGCGGACATTGCTCGGTTGCACAAGCGCAAGACCGAGCTGTACAACCAGATTGTGCAAGCAGGCGAGGTACCCTTCCGCCCCGGGGTGCTGAGACTCTGGCGCGAGGCCCGCGAGCGCGGGGTGCGGCTGGCCATTGCTACCACCACCTCGCTGCCCAACGTAGAGGTGCTGTTGCACCAGGCCGGGCCAGAGGTGCTGAGCTGGTTCGAGACCATCGTGGCGGGGGATATGGTGCCCCAGAAGAAGCCCGCCCCCGATGTGTACCTCCAGGCCCTCCGGAACCTGGGCATCGCGCCGGAAGCAGCAGTGGCTGTAGAGGACTCCCAGAACGGTCTGATTGCGGCGCAGCGGGCCGGCATCCCCACCCTGATTACCCCCAGCTACTACACCCGTTCGCAGCGCTTCGAAGGGGCCCTGGCGGTACTGGAGCACCTGGGCGAGCCGGAGCTTCCCGCAAAGGTAGTGGAGGGGCCGCGCAGTTGTTCTATGGTGCTGACTCTCGAGGTCCTTCGGAACTGGCACGGCATGTTTGTGGCGGCGTAG
- the tkt gene encoding transketolase codes for MESTLSAIETQAITAVRMLAADAVEQAKSGHPGMPLGMAPAAYVLWTDFLKHNPTNPHWPDRDRFVLSAGHGSMLLYALLHLTGYDLPLDELKRFRQWGSKTPGHPEYGHTPGVEVTTGPLGQGISTAVGLALAERKLAAEFNREGHTVVDHYTYVLASDGDLMEGVSGEASSLAGHWGLSKLIVLWDDNHISIDGKTELSFAEDVLERYRAYGWHTQRVDGEDLVALRQALRAAQVDARPSIIAVRTVIGAGSPKAGSHKVHGEPLGPEALEATRQNLHWPHPPFEIPREVYEHFRAAVARGQRLEADWNIRLERYASAYPAEARELERRLKGELPPLDWEQLIPSFSGKLATRAASGKVLDALAPRLPELLGGSADLTPSNNTQAQGMQAFSRENPTGRYVHYGVREHGMGAILNGLNLHGGYRAYGGTFFVFSDYMRPAIRLAALMGTPTVFVLTHDSIAIGEDGPTHQPIEHLASLRAMPNLFVVRPADALETAYAWRLALERKQGPTALVLTRQALPVLERGSLASAEGTLQGGYVLSERPDAKAAIVATGSEVSLALEAQKQLDAERIPVRVVSLPCWEAFEAQPAAYREAVLPRGLPTLAVEAGASLGWERYADAVLGLDHFGASAPYPAIYENLGFRPGAVVRAVLELLQ; via the coding sequence ATGGAGAGCACCCTCAGCGCTATCGAGACCCAGGCCATCACCGCCGTTCGGATGCTGGCTGCCGACGCGGTGGAGCAGGCTAAAAGCGGCCATCCGGGCATGCCCCTGGGCATGGCTCCGGCGGCTTATGTGCTCTGGACTGATTTTCTAAAACACAATCCGACGAACCCGCACTGGCCCGACCGTGACCGTTTCGTGCTCTCGGCGGGGCACGGCTCCATGCTCCTGTATGCGCTGCTGCATCTGACCGGCTACGACCTGCCCCTCGATGAACTCAAGCGCTTCCGACAGTGGGGTTCCAAAACCCCTGGCCACCCCGAGTACGGCCACACCCCGGGGGTAGAGGTAACCACCGGGCCGCTGGGTCAGGGCATCAGCACGGCGGTGGGGCTGGCGCTGGCTGAGCGTAAGCTGGCTGCCGAGTTCAACCGCGAGGGACACACCGTGGTGGATCACTACACCTATGTGCTGGCCTCAGACGGCGACCTGATGGAGGGGGTCTCGGGAGAGGCTAGCAGCCTGGCTGGGCACTGGGGGCTTTCCAAGCTGATTGTGCTCTGGGACGACAACCACATCTCCATTGACGGAAAAACCGAGCTTTCTTTTGCCGAGGACGTACTCGAGCGCTACCGGGCCTACGGCTGGCATACCCAACGGGTAGACGGAGAAGACCTGGTGGCATTGCGCCAGGCCCTCCGGGCTGCCCAGGTCGATGCCCGGCCCTCCATAATTGCTGTACGCACGGTGATTGGTGCAGGCTCGCCCAAGGCCGGGAGCCATAAGGTGCACGGCGAGCCTCTGGGCCCCGAGGCCCTCGAGGCCACCCGGCAGAACCTGCACTGGCCCCACCCCCCCTTCGAGATACCCCGCGAGGTCTACGAGCATTTCCGGGCTGCCGTGGCACGGGGACAGCGTCTCGAGGCCGACTGGAACATCCGCCTCGAGCGCTATGCCAGCGCCTACCCCGCCGAAGCCAGGGAGCTGGAGCGCCGCTTGAAAGGCGAACTGCCGCCCCTCGACTGGGAACAGCTCATCCCCAGCTTTAGCGGCAAGTTGGCCACCCGCGCCGCCTCGGGCAAAGTGCTCGATGCCCTGGCCCCTCGCCTGCCGGAGCTTTTGGGTGGCAGCGCCGACCTGACCCCTTCCAACAACACCCAGGCCCAGGGCATGCAGGCTTTCTCACGCGAGAACCCCACCGGCCGCTATGTGCATTACGGAGTTCGGGAGCACGGCATGGGGGCCATTCTCAACGGCCTCAACCTGCACGGGGGCTACCGGGCCTACGGAGGCACTTTCTTTGTTTTTTCCGACTACATGCGCCCAGCCATCCGACTGGCGGCCTTGATGGGTACGCCCACCGTCTTTGTGCTGACCCACGACTCCATCGCCATTGGCGAGGACGGCCCTACCCACCAACCCATCGAGCACCTGGCCAGCCTGCGGGCTATGCCCAACCTCTTTGTGGTGCGGCCCGCGGATGCCCTCGAGACCGCCTACGCCTGGCGCCTGGCCCTGGAGCGCAAGCAAGGCCCCACCGCGCTGGTGCTCACCCGGCAGGCCCTGCCGGTACTGGAGCGGGGTAGCCTGGCCAGCGCAGAAGGCACTTTGCAGGGCGGCTATGTGCTCTCTGAGCGGCCTGATGCAAAAGCGGCCATCGTGGCTACCGGCAGCGAGGTGTCCCTGGCCCTGGAGGCCCAGAAGCAACTCGACGCCGAGCGAATTCCGGTACGGGTGGTGAGCCTACCTTGCTGGGAGGCCTTTGAGGCCCAGCCCGCAGCCTACCGCGAGGCCGTGCTGCCCAGGGGACTACCTACCCTGGCGGTAGAGGCTGGGGCCAGCCTAGGCTGGGAGCGCTACGCCGACGCCGTGCTGGGCCTCGATCACTTCGGGGCCAGCGCCCCCTACCCCGCTATCTACGAAAACCTGGGCTTCAGGCCCGGAGCCGTGGTGCGGGCGGTGCTGGAGCTTTTGCAGTAG
- a CDS encoding DUF3422 family protein has product MVANLERLGTGVLPPDDPLRVQLHNELHARPTPRIRLPALVLQVAVRHEGVSREDELEHLRRLAGLGELELDQLAGTYLRLRLAGGSLRWERHTEFSTYTLVQSLPGLEVTPETDLLNHVIVDPDWLRGIPGRTLAALKLIMLEGPVEKALEIARPWFAGGTVVASVMGRNGHSCVVTDFRLRSNGFERMVVVAPAGTSETRAGRIAARLLEIESYRMMALLGFPVARGLREMLLESEQALAQITARIRDTNRADAELLDELEALAARIEHAIAEHSYRFSATAAYHALVKARLAELRETPIPGTQTLGEFLQRRFSPAMATVESTASRLMALSQRIERAGALLRTRVDIALETQNQELLNKLRRGQEMQYQLQRTVEGLSIAAISYYVVGLLYYLFKAGKEVGLPLSPELAAGLTIPVVVLGVWWLTRQIHHRLLGRYQGD; this is encoded by the coding sequence ATGGTAGCGAACCTCGAGCGCCTTGGAACGGGGGTTCTGCCCCCCGACGACCCCTTGCGGGTGCAGCTCCACAACGAACTGCACGCCCGGCCCACCCCGCGCATCCGCTTGCCTGCGCTGGTGCTCCAGGTAGCGGTGCGGCACGAAGGGGTGAGCCGCGAAGACGAGCTCGAGCACCTTCGCCGGCTGGCGGGTCTGGGGGAGCTCGAGCTCGACCAGCTTGCCGGTACCTACCTACGCCTGCGCTTGGCCGGGGGCTCGTTGCGCTGGGAGCGGCACACCGAGTTCAGTACCTATACCCTGGTGCAAAGCCTGCCGGGCCTCGAGGTTACCCCCGAGACCGATCTGCTTAATCACGTCATCGTGGATCCAGACTGGCTTCGCGGCATTCCGGGTCGTACCCTTGCAGCACTCAAGCTGATTATGCTCGAGGGGCCGGTCGAAAAAGCCCTGGAAATTGCCCGGCCCTGGTTTGCGGGGGGAACGGTGGTAGCCTCGGTGATGGGCCGGAACGGCCATAGCTGCGTTGTAACCGACTTTCGTCTGCGCTCCAATGGCTTTGAGCGCATGGTGGTGGTGGCCCCGGCGGGCACCAGCGAGACCCGGGCAGGCCGCATTGCCGCCCGGCTGCTCGAAATCGAGTCCTACCGGATGATGGCCCTCTTGGGCTTTCCGGTGGCGCGGGGCTTGCGGGAGATGCTTTTGGAGTCGGAGCAGGCCCTGGCCCAGATTACCGCCCGTATCCGCGATACCAACCGGGCCGACGCCGAGTTGCTGGATGAGCTCGAGGCCCTGGCCGCCCGCATCGAGCACGCCATTGCCGAACACAGCTACCGCTTTAGCGCCACCGCTGCCTACCACGCCCTGGTCAAGGCCCGCCTGGCCGAGCTGCGTGAGACCCCCATCCCCGGCACCCAGACCCTCGGCGAGTTCCTACAACGCCGCTTCAGCCCAGCCATGGCCACCGTGGAGTCCACCGCCAGCCGCCTGATGGCCCTCTCCCAGCGCATCGAGCGGGCCGGGGCGCTGCTGCGTACCCGCGTGGACATTGCCCTGGAAACCCAGAACCAGGAGCTCTTGAACAAACTCCGGCGCGGCCAGGAGATGCAGTATCAGCTCCAGCGCACCGTAGAGGGCCTCTCCATTGCGGCCATCTCCTACTACGTGGTGGGCTTGCTGTACTACCTGTTCAAAGCGGGAAAAGAAGTGGGCCTGCCCCTCTCGCCCGAGCTGGCCGCCGGGCTGACCATTCCAGTGGTGGTGTTGGGGGTGTGGTGGCTTACCCGGCAGATCCACCACCGGCTGCTGGGGCGGTACCAGGGGGATTAG
- a CDS encoding ABC transporter ATP-binding protein: MVEVVDLRKKGRLEGVSLRLEAGSLALLGPNGAGKSTLLGLLAGRLKPDGGLVRLFGHDPRSLGAARGRAYIPQHLTFPATLRVEEVLEAARRLKGAGSADKDEALERMGLQAHYKRPVAQLSGGWRQRLALAAGLMGYPPLWLLDEPAAALDTEGLNRLQDWLSAHLTMGGLVILSAHRQEEISRLAERFIRLENGRVVEQGSVNHVQEPS; encoded by the coding sequence ATGGTTGAGGTCGTAGACCTGCGCAAAAAAGGCCGCCTGGAAGGGGTGAGTCTTCGCCTGGAGGCGGGCAGCCTGGCCCTGCTGGGCCCCAACGGGGCCGGGAAAAGCACCCTTTTGGGCCTGCTGGCCGGGCGGCTAAAGCCCGATGGCGGCCTGGTGCGGCTCTTCGGACACGACCCCCGCAGTCTGGGGGCGGCTCGAGGCCGCGCTTATATCCCCCAGCACCTGACCTTTCCCGCTACCCTGCGGGTAGAAGAGGTACTGGAAGCAGCCCGACGGCTCAAGGGTGCAGGTTCGGCAGACAAGGACGAGGCCCTGGAGCGCATGGGCTTACAGGCCCACTACAAGCGCCCCGTAGCCCAGCTCTCGGGCGGCTGGCGGCAGCGGCTGGCCCTGGCGGCCGGGCTCATGGGTTACCCGCCGCTCTGGCTTCTGGACGAACCAGCCGCGGCCCTGGATACCGAAGGCCTAAACCGCTTGCAGGACTGGCTCTCGGCCCACCTGACCATGGGTGGACTGGTTATTTTGTCGGCTCACCGGCAAGAAGAAATTTCGCGCCTGGCCGAGCGGTTTATCCGCCTGGAAAACGGCCGGGTAGTAGAACAAGGCAGTGTGAACCATGTACAAGAACCGTCGTGA
- a CDS encoding Dabb family protein, which produces MVRHLIVFNTEASEAEVWQMFEQARRVLGQIPGVVGFELGKALGATARYRYVLVVDFADENVIDLYRDHPLHQAFADGIFRPMAPDRLTTDFLRLYPEAS; this is translated from the coding sequence ATGGTGCGTCATCTGATTGTCTTCAACACTGAGGCCTCAGAAGCGGAAGTGTGGCAGATGTTCGAGCAGGCCCGCAGGGTATTGGGCCAGATTCCGGGGGTGGTGGGTTTTGAGCTGGGCAAGGCGTTGGGGGCGACCGCGCGCTACCGCTACGTACTGGTGGTGGATTTTGCCGATGAGAACGTAATTGATCTTTATCGCGATCACCCTTTGCATCAAGCTTTTGCCGATGGGATCTTCAGACCCATGGCCCCAGACCGCCTTACCACCGATTTCCTAAGGCTCTACCCGGAGGCTTCGTGA
- a CDS encoding class I fructose-bisphosphate aldolase yields MVEPRLNRLLASDGRCLDVAVDHGIFGELAFLAGLERLAQAVQTLVEAGPDALQLAPGQAHWLQRIPGKHKPALVLRADTTNAYGPVPPPVVFAELAEGAVEQALRLDAACVVVNLLWLPGQAELYRDSLKNVQRLKVEAERYGIPLMVEPLVMQPGKEGYAVDGDVRKIISLVRQAVELGADVIKADFTQNIEDYYRVVEAASSKPVLVRGGGKVDEITLLERSYQVMRQGARGLVYGRNILQHRNPRGMVQALMQIVHQDATPEVARIALSVEA; encoded by the coding sequence ATGGTAGAACCCCGCCTCAACCGTTTGTTGGCCTCCGATGGCCGTTGCTTGGATGTGGCCGTTGATCACGGCATCTTTGGGGAGCTGGCTTTTCTGGCGGGCCTCGAGCGCTTAGCCCAGGCGGTGCAAACCCTGGTGGAAGCAGGCCCCGATGCCCTCCAGCTTGCCCCTGGGCAGGCCCACTGGCTTCAACGGATACCCGGCAAGCACAAGCCGGCCCTGGTGCTGCGGGCCGATACCACCAACGCCTACGGCCCGGTTCCGCCTCCGGTTGTTTTTGCTGAGCTGGCCGAGGGGGCTGTGGAGCAGGCCTTGCGGCTGGATGCGGCCTGTGTGGTGGTGAATTTGCTTTGGTTGCCGGGACAGGCAGAGCTATACCGGGATAGCCTCAAGAACGTGCAACGTCTGAAGGTAGAGGCCGAGCGCTACGGGATCCCCCTGATGGTGGAGCCTTTGGTCATGCAACCTGGAAAGGAGGGCTACGCGGTGGACGGGGATGTGCGCAAAATTATCTCCCTGGTGCGCCAGGCGGTGGAGCTGGGGGCCGATGTGATCAAAGCCGACTTCACACAGAATATTGAAGACTACTACCGGGTGGTGGAGGCTGCCTCGAGCAAGCCGGTCTTGGTGCGGGGTGGGGGTAAAGTGGACGAGATCACCCTGTTAGAACGCAGCTACCAGGTCATGCGTCAGGGGGCCAGGGGCCTGGTGTATGGGCGGAACATCCTGCAACACCGGAACCCCCGGGGCATGGTGCAGGCCCTCATGCAGATTGTGCATCAGGATGCCACCCCCGAGGTAGCGCGGATCGCCCTGTCGGTTGAGGCATAA
- the trxB gene encoding thioredoxin-disulfide reductase — translation MNQLYDVVIIGGGPAGLTAGIYTGRANLKTLILEKGLPGGQIAQTEEVENYPGFPEPIGGAELSERMVQQAKRFGAEIAMDEAQGIEKSLEGFVVKGYEQDYRARTVILATGANPKKLGVPGEEKFYGRGVSTCATCDGFFYRGKEVVVVGGGDAAVEEGLFLTKFASKVTLVHRRDVLRANKTAQARALAHPKMHFIWDTVVEEVLGEETVTGVRLKNLKTGQVYDYPTDGVFIFIGHEPNTGFLKGQVELRPDGYVAVKDEIFTSVPGLFAAGDVADPIYRQLSTSVGAGTRAAMMAERYLAELEHAAVH, via the coding sequence ATGAACCAACTCTACGACGTGGTGATTATTGGGGGCGGCCCTGCCGGGCTGACCGCCGGCATTTACACCGGCCGGGCCAACCTGAAGACCCTTATTCTGGAAAAAGGCCTGCCCGGCGGCCAGATTGCCCAGACCGAGGAGGTCGAAAACTACCCCGGCTTTCCTGAGCCCATTGGCGGGGCCGAGCTTTCTGAGCGCATGGTGCAGCAGGCCAAGCGCTTTGGGGCCGAGATCGCCATGGACGAGGCCCAGGGCATAGAGAAATCCCTTGAGGGCTTTGTGGTCAAGGGCTACGAGCAAGACTACCGCGCCCGCACGGTGATTCTGGCCACCGGGGCCAACCCCAAAAAACTGGGTGTGCCCGGTGAAGAAAAGTTCTATGGCCGGGGGGTGAGCACCTGTGCGACCTGCGACGGCTTCTTCTACCGGGGCAAGGAAGTGGTGGTGGTAGGCGGGGGCGATGCTGCGGTGGAAGAGGGCCTATTTCTGACCAAGTTTGCCAGCAAGGTTACCCTGGTGCACCGCCGCGACGTCCTGCGGGCCAACAAGACCGCCCAGGCCCGGGCCCTGGCCCACCCCAAGATGCACTTCATCTGGGACACCGTGGTAGAGGAAGTGCTGGGCGAAGAGACCGTGACCGGGGTGCGCCTCAAGAACCTCAAGACCGGCCAGGTCTACGACTACCCCACCGATGGGGTCTTTATCTTCATCGGGCACGAACCCAACACCGGCTTCTTGAAGGGCCAGGTGGAGTTGCGCCCGGATGGCTACGTGGCGGTGAAGGACGAAATTTTTACCTCGGTACCGGGGCTCTTTGCTGCCGGCGACGTGGCTGATCCCATCTACCGCCAGCTTTCCACCAGCGTGGGGGCCGGCACCCGCGCAGCCATGATGGCCGAGCGCTACCTGGCCGAGCTGGAGCACGCCGCCGTGCATTAG
- a CDS encoding 2-phosphosulfolactate phosphatase, protein MKKVRVHPLPLEALPQAEVMLVVDVIRATSTAVMFLEAGAEALWLTVGLEPARALKRNGELLAGEVGGLRPEGFDFGNSPREAALAELSGCTVIHATTNGTKAAHKAARVAREVLLASLLNAPAAAQWASRLGTDVAILCAGKEGQVGMDDLYTAGMLAQSLLAEGFEPEGDGAQMALHLAQKPALPLLRASEAALALEREGLAADVDFCAQLGLSERVPRLLERRGEALVFG, encoded by the coding sequence ATGAAGAAAGTTCGTGTTCACCCTTTGCCTTTAGAGGCCTTACCCCAGGCCGAGGTCATGCTGGTGGTGGATGTGATCCGGGCTACCAGCACGGCTGTGATGTTTTTGGAAGCCGGGGCCGAGGCCCTCTGGCTCACAGTGGGTCTGGAGCCGGCCCGCGCTCTCAAGCGCAATGGTGAACTGCTGGCCGGCGAGGTGGGGGGGCTGCGCCCGGAGGGCTTCGACTTTGGCAACAGCCCGCGCGAAGCCGCCCTGGCCGAACTCTCGGGCTGCACGGTCATTCACGCCACCACCAACGGCACCAAGGCCGCCCACAAGGCGGCCCGGGTGGCCCGCGAGGTGCTACTGGCCTCGCTTTTGAATGCCCCTGCGGCTGCCCAATGGGCTTCCCGGCTGGGCACCGACGTGGCCATCCTCTGCGCGGGTAAGGAAGGCCAGGTGGGCATGGACGACCTCTACACCGCCGGGATGCTGGCCCAAAGCCTCCTTGCCGAGGGCTTTGAGCCGGAAGGCGACGGAGCCCAGATGGCCCTCCACCTGGCCCAGAAGCCCGCTCTGCCGTTGCTCAGGGCTTCCGAGGCGGCTTTGGCCTTGGAGCGCGAGGGGTTGGCTGCAGATGTAGATTTTTGTGCCCAGTTGGGCCTTTCCGAGCGGGTGCCCCGGCTACTGGAGCGGCGCGGCGAGGCGCTGGTCTTTGGCTAG